A single Arachis duranensis cultivar V14167 unplaced genomic scaffold, aradu.V14167.gnm2.J7QH unplaced_Scaffold_633524, whole genome shotgun sequence DNA region contains:
- the LOC127744600 gene encoding 60S ribosomal protein L16, mitochondrial-like translates to MEKHLVMYLTRKSIMLPRKYLLVTESQVSKCGFHIVKKRDVLYPKRTKFSKYRKGRCSRGCEPDGTKLGFGRYGTQSCRAGRLSYRAIEAARRAIIGHFHRAMSGQFRKNGKIWVRVFADIPITGKPTEVRMGRGKGNPTGWIARVSTGQVLFEMDGVNFANARQAATLAAHKPCSSTKFVKWS, encoded by the coding sequence ATGGAAAAACATCTCGTAATGTATTTAACCAGAAAATCGATTATGCTTCCGCGGAAGTATCTACTCGTTACGGAATCTCAGGTGTCAAAGTGTGGATTTCATATAGTAAAAAAAAGGGACGTGCTATATCCGAAACGTACGAAATTTAGTAAATATCGTAAAGGCAGATGTAGTAGGGGTTGCGAACCAGACGGAACAAAACTAGGTTTTGGAAGATATGGCACTCAAAGTTGTAGAGCTGGTCGTCTTTCATATCGAGCCATTGAAGCAGCGCGTCGGGCTATAATCGGACACTTCCATCGTGCTATGAGCGGACAATTCCGAAAAAATGGTAAGATATGGGTAAGAGTTTTCGCGGATATCCCTATTACCGGGAAACCTACAGAAGTCAGAATgggaagaggaaagggaaatCCTACGGGTTGGATTGCTCGTGTGTCCACGGGACAAGTCCTATTTGAAATGGATGGTGTGAATTTTGCAAATGCTCGACAAGCCGCTACATTAGCGGCGCATAAACCATGTTCGTCAACCAAGTTTGTTAAGTGGTCGTAA
- the LOC107457911 gene encoding uncharacterized protein LOC107457911, which produces MESFIFGLFPMLSVGQQPTTTLYSQNTSPAGLTEFRVQSVWREFLLSESIMPQLDQFTYFTQFFWFCLFFFTFYILYKFYLPDDWEVKVFLFFITKPKLRKILSFFQWAFFYYFLVRLGFTLYNFVSLYQFFDLSLFPVLPTTSHSSGGSNSIVGVGSHEGSSSGWTSFDLNVLAEEEDEVARPRPLPQLDPGTEDPIYRAVDAIITSCENEEARIVEKAQTLLLKKGAPHLTDEDKEDIRRAINMALYDAWETDIDRRLEQFRRIRRFLGTGNSPVWNTFIDEMVALGNERFQNFKKKGIELNYMGLIPRLNRICRQVHYKKEVGPQPNRCMH; this is translated from the coding sequence ATGGAGTCCTTCATCTTTGGTCTTTTTCCCATGCTTTCTGTTGGTCAACAACCAACCACAACTCTCTATAGTCAAAACACTAGTCCTGCAGGCTTGACGGAGTTCAGAGTTCAGTCTGTATGGAGGGAATTTCTTTTGTCTGAATCAATCATGCCTCAACTGGATCAATTCACTTATTTCACACAATTCTTCTGGTTCTGCCttttcttctttactttctATATTCTCTACAAGTTCTATCTCCCAGATGATTGGGAAGTCAAagtttttttgttctttattacAAAACCCAAATTGCGaaaaattctttctttttttcaatgggcctttttttactattttttggtACGCCTTGGATTCACCCTGTACAACTTCGTTTCtctttatcaattctttgaTCTTTCCCTGTTCCCGGTGCTCCCAACTACTAGCCATTCCTCCGGTGGATCCAACTCCATAGTGGGTGTGGGTTCACACGAAGGTTCGAGCTCGGGTTGGACCTCCTTCGACCTCAACGTTTTAGCAGAGGAGGAAGATGAGGTTGCCCGCCCCCGCCCCCTTCCTCAGCTCGACCCGGGGACAGAGGACCCTATATATAGAGCTGTCGATGCAATCATAACAAGTTGCGAAAATGAAGAAGCTCGGATAGTGGAAAAAGCTCAGACTTTACTTCTCAAAAAGGGCGCCCCTCATCTCACGGATGAGGACAAAGAGGATATTAGACgagccatcaacatggctctCTACGATGCCTGGGAAACAGACATCGATAGGCGGCTAGAGCAGTTCCGAAGGATACGACGCTTCTTAGGGACAGGTAACTCTCCCGTTTGGAACACTTTTATAGATGAGATGGTTGCGTTAGGGAATGAAAGATTTCAGAActttaaaaaaaagggaatagAACTGAACTACATGGGCTTGATTCCGAGGTTGAATCGGATATGTAGGCAAGTCCATTACAAGAAAGAAGTTGGACCCCAGCCCAACAGGTGTATGCATTAA